The Exiguobacterium sp. FSL W8-0210 genome includes a window with the following:
- a CDS encoding CpaF family protein, translated as MSYADKQSKAKLLGEEAQDLIDESVERLRKYLIETNKSLLESSFLDRKKRDKLSSKISEYIQQNSIAIPNIEQHELVNSILDEITGFGILQPLIEREDITDIFVNGTKSIRYIGPEGDTLFVDPLTKEVINFSTEDEILRLAYRLVNVTESTLTTAKPYTDASLPRLRMNIMKSDISGIGTSISIRKSSSELRATREQMLLTNQASDDELDLFKAAVQAKLKILIVGGTGTGKTELIKHLAQHIPNNERTLVAEDDPELFLHELYPEKHFYTFECRMTGNVETDIPYSIGLKLGLRQHPRRIIVGESRGEEAMQMIEFFESGHSGMTTIHAESSEEAMQRLKKMCLRSGVNLSGNDILQSIAGAFDLIIVMEKLEDNNRYVTQISEIAGYDHERQQVTLNDIFLFDYQKDNFEIDQHGKILKLNGKHVLKNKFSKRLTRKLSRSLAEPKLIEKLI; from the coding sequence TTGTCTTATGCTGACAAGCAAAGTAAAGCAAAGTTGTTGGGAGAAGAAGCGCAAGACCTAATTGATGAATCAGTTGAAAGGCTTCGTAAGTATTTAATTGAAACTAATAAATCTTTATTAGAATCATCTTTCCTAGACCGAAAAAAGCGCGACAAGTTGAGTTCGAAAATTTCTGAGTATATTCAGCAAAATAGTATTGCAATTCCTAATATTGAACAACATGAATTGGTCAACTCAATTCTTGATGAAATTACGGGTTTTGGGATTCTGCAACCTCTTATTGAGAGAGAAGACATTACGGATATTTTCGTCAACGGAACAAAGTCTATTCGCTATATCGGTCCTGAAGGGGATACATTGTTTGTTGATCCACTAACAAAAGAAGTAATTAATTTCTCTACAGAGGATGAAATCTTAAGATTGGCATATCGCTTAGTGAACGTAACGGAATCTACTCTAACTACGGCTAAACCCTATACAGATGCCTCGTTACCAAGACTTCGAATGAACATTATGAAGTCAGATATATCAGGCATTGGAACTTCAATCTCAATTCGGAAAAGTTCAAGTGAGCTTAGAGCTACCAGAGAGCAGATGCTCTTGACGAATCAAGCATCGGATGATGAATTGGATTTGTTTAAAGCAGCTGTGCAAGCTAAGCTTAAAATTTTGATTGTGGGGGGAACTGGAACGGGGAAGACGGAACTTATCAAGCACTTGGCACAACATATTCCTAATAATGAGCGAACTCTCGTAGCCGAAGATGATCCTGAATTGTTTCTGCATGAGCTTTATCCTGAAAAACATTTTTATACCTTTGAGTGTCGAATGACAGGTAACGTAGAGACCGATATTCCATATAGCATTGGATTGAAGTTAGGGCTTCGTCAACATCCTCGACGCATTATTGTTGGAGAAAGTCGTGGAGAAGAAGCTATGCAAATGATTGAATTCTTTGAATCTGGTCATAGTGGAATGACTACTATTCATGCTGAAAGTAGTGAAGAAGCTATGCAACGATTGAAAAAAATGTGTTTACGATCTGGAGTTAATTTAAGTGGAAACGACATACTACAGTCTATCGCTGGTGCTTTTGACTTGATTATCGTAATGGAAAAATTAGAAGACAATAATCGGTATGTAACTCAAATATCTGAAATAGCAGGCTACGATCATGAAAGACAACAAGTTACTCTAAATGACATTTTTCTATTTGACTATCAAAAAGATAATTTTGAAATTGATCAACATGGAAAAATCTTAAAACTTAACGGAAAACATGTACTAAAAAATAAATTTTCTAAACGTCTCACTAGAAAATTATCACGCTCTTTAGCAGAACCGAAACTCATAGAAAAATTGATTTGA
- a CDS encoding DUF4320 family protein, translating into MQNTVATAMFITLLVLLVLLIPEGLMMSNEKTNIQNLANDAVELAERQGGFDYEYEGVRHSIIGQIESRMEKENLADYKITYTKGRVQHNEPLSFEIQGTYRYEIFNLIGITNMDFSLHAKKNGVSEVLFR; encoded by the coding sequence TTGCAAAACACCGTTGCAACTGCAATGTTCATCACGTTACTAGTTCTTCTTGTTTTATTGATTCCAGAAGGTTTGATGATGAGTAACGAAAAAACCAATATACAAAACTTAGCGAATGATGCGGTTGAATTAGCCGAAAGACAAGGTGGTTTTGATTATGAATATGAAGGTGTTCGACATTCAATTATTGGTCAAATAGAAAGCCGTATGGAAAAAGAAAATCTTGCTGACTATAAGATTACTTACACAAAAGGGCGAGTACAGCATAATGAGCCACTGTCATTCGAAATTCAAGGAACATATCGATATGAAATATTCAATTTAATAGGGATAACAAATATGGATTTTTCATTGCACGCTAAGAAAAATGGAGTAAGCGAGGTTCTATTTAGATGA